A portion of the Thunnus maccoyii chromosome 20, fThuMac1.1, whole genome shotgun sequence genome contains these proteins:
- the LOC121887482 gene encoding uncharacterized protein LOC121887482 isoform X2 translates to MKKKMEVTSQQAVTFKNTSTQTDTPSRTTVGKWLSTGTLKEHVRSKGTQAVSSLSVGIETTFGSPDFTLSSTPIQGPGFRPRKRPHLEFEEEWQSQPLIGSTPIGNLQMSAATYFSGAFFFQLEKVLGLPFTAYENYNQWTFSTKSILDLQLFQSNEVGRSYHMEKEGLKRSLDLLESNGLSLEYIVIVINRYRSF, encoded by the exons ATGAAGAAAAAGATGGAG GTAACATCACAGCAGGCTGTCACCTTTAAAAATACTAGCACTCAAACTGATACTCCTAGCAGGACAACAGTTGGCAAATGGCTGTCCACTGGGACACTGAAAGAACATGTAAGAAGCAAAG GCACCCAGGCAGTGTCTTCTCTCAGTGTTGGCATAGAAACCACATTCGGTTCACCAGATTTCACACTATCTTCAACACCTATACAGGGACCAGGGTTCAGACCAAGGAAGAGACCTCATCTTGAGTTTGAGGAAGAG TGGCAGAGCCAGCCCTTGATTGGAAGCACCCCCATTGGCAACCTTCAGATGTCAGCAGCGACATATTTCAGTGGTGCATTCTTCTTCCAGCTGGAAAAGGTATTGGGATTGCCATTCACAGCATATGAAAATTACAATCAGTGGACCTTTTCTACAAAAAGCATTTTGGACCTTCAGCTTTTTCAG AGCAATGAAGTAGGTCGTAGTTACCACATGGAGAAGGAGGGACTGAAAAGAAGCCTAGACCTTCTGGAGTCAAATGGTTTGTCTTTGGAATACATTGTTATTGTCATCAACAGATACAGAAGTTTCTGA
- the LOC121887482 gene encoding uncharacterized protein LOC121887482 isoform X3 gives MWSLKYSWKRSLSSLSSWTSWLNSPCHSQVWRMGRTHKQWAEQCCFLLKYTRATARAMFLSMVTSQQAVTFKNTSTQTDTPSRTTVGKWLSTGTLKEHVRSKGTQAVSSLSVGIETTFGSPDFTLSSTPIQGPGFRPRKRPHLEFEEEFSYVRFEPWSTYGDAEY, from the exons ATGTGGAGTCTGAAGTACAGCTGGAAACGGTCATTGTCCAGCCTCAGCTCCTGGACCAGCTGGTTAAATTCCCCATGCCACTCCCAGGTCTGGAGGATGGGACGCACCCACAAACAATGGGCAGAGCagtgctgtttcctcctcaagTACACCAGGGCAACAGCTAGAGCGATGTTTCTCTCCATG GTAACATCACAGCAGGCTGTCACCTTTAAAAATACTAGCACTCAAACTGATACTCCTAGCAGGACAACAGTTGGCAAATGGCTGTCCACTGGGACACTGAAAGAACATGTAAGAAGCAAAG GCACCCAGGCAGTGTCTTCTCTCAGTGTTGGCATAGAAACCACATTCGGTTCACCAGATTTCACACTATCTTCAACACCTATACAGGGACCAGGGTTCAGACCAAGGAAGAGACCTCATCTTGAGTTTGAGGAAGAG TTTAGTTATGTTAGGTTTGAGCCATGGTCCACGTACGGAGATGCTGAATACTAA
- the LOC121887482 gene encoding uncharacterized protein LOC121887482 isoform X1 has protein sequence MWSLKYSWKRSLSSLSSWTSWLNSPCHSQVWRMGRTHKQWAEQCCFLLKYTRATARAMFLSMVTSQQAVTFKNTSTQTDTPSRTTVGKWLSTGTLKEHVRSKGTQAVSSLSVGIETTFGSPDFTLSSTPIQGPGFRPRKRPHLEFEEELEKVLGLPFTAYENYNQWTFSTKSILDLQLFQSNEVGRSYHMEKEGLKRSLDLLESNGLSLEYIVIVINRYRSF, from the exons ATGTGGAGTCTGAAGTACAGCTGGAAACGGTCATTGTCCAGCCTCAGCTCCTGGACCAGCTGGTTAAATTCCCCATGCCACTCCCAGGTCTGGAGGATGGGACGCACCCACAAACAATGGGCAGAGCagtgctgtttcctcctcaagTACACCAGGGCAACAGCTAGAGCGATGTTTCTCTCCATG GTAACATCACAGCAGGCTGTCACCTTTAAAAATACTAGCACTCAAACTGATACTCCTAGCAGGACAACAGTTGGCAAATGGCTGTCCACTGGGACACTGAAAGAACATGTAAGAAGCAAAG GCACCCAGGCAGTGTCTTCTCTCAGTGTTGGCATAGAAACCACATTCGGTTCACCAGATTTCACACTATCTTCAACACCTATACAGGGACCAGGGTTCAGACCAAGGAAGAGACCTCATCTTGAGTTTGAGGAAGAG CTGGAAAAGGTATTGGGATTGCCATTCACAGCATATGAAAATTACAATCAGTGGACCTTTTCTACAAAAAGCATTTTGGACCTTCAGCTTTTTCAG AGCAATGAAGTAGGTCGTAGTTACCACATGGAGAAGGAGGGACTGAAAAGAAGCCTAGACCTTCTGGAGTCAAATGGTTTGTCTTTGGAATACATTGTTATTGTCATCAACAGATACAGAAGTTTCTGA